A window of Geotrypetes seraphini chromosome 16, aGeoSer1.1, whole genome shotgun sequence genomic DNA:
agagaaaatatttcttcactcaatgtgaaaTTAAATTCTGGACTTCAAtgacagagaatgtggtgaaagcagttagcttagcagggtttaagaaaggagtccataagccattattaagatgaacttttggagaaatccactgcttattcctaggataagcagcataaaatcttattcttatgggatcttgccaggtatttgtgacttgtgTTGGacataggatactgggcttgatggaccttcagtctgcaaGGTTAACAGTTAATGTTCGTATATGTTTCTGTCAATTAGATATTCTTCTGACATTTATGCTTTGCTTACTATGAATGATAATGGCAGCCATCAGTCATGCTTGAAAAACAGGTTTCTGAGCTTTGGAAATGCTTTCGATGCTTCTTCCGTATCTTGTAAATTTCAGAGAGGCACCTACACGTCCTGAAGAATCGGCAGATTTTCATTTTGAAGGTGTGTTAGTGAAATGGTTATTGCTCGGTGCCTGACCTTTGACCCTCTGTCTGACAGTACACACAGCGCAGTTCAGGTCCTAATTATCCAGCTCTGACTGGGGGTAGCTTTCCTGGAAACCAGAAGACCAGAAGCAACCTGGTATCTCAGACTGACGTATTTAGGCTATATTGTAAAAACAGAAATGTTTATGACTGTTGCACCTTATGCTAAGGCTGCTGCCTCGGCAAGTCCTTTTTGCTGGAGAGGGTGTAGAGATGACGGTACTCCATtgctcagatcagctgctcttaacTGTACCcgtctcctccactgccagttccagacttcgttcctttcatctagctgccccctatgcctggaataaaataCCCGAGTTTTGTCCgccaacccccttcccttcccttgtttataagcagactaaaaacccacctttttgacatagccttcagtccttaaccctactctgCTGTCCTCCAACCGAGCCAGCTGATTatccgttccccttaactgtatccatgacatcctgattGTCTGTCTTGtcagtttagattgtaaactcttttgagcagggaccgtctcttatgTGACTCTGTACGGTGccgcgtatgtctggtagcgctatagaattaATTcatcatagtagtagtagtgtgaactgagcttgtgatgtcataatgcctcattccaccaataagagccaacctcatcagtgatgtcacaacagctcgattgtcctgtactcctctctgccttccaacccaaccagctgattaacccttccccttaactgtatccatgacacccTGTTTGtccgtttagattgtaagctctttagagcagggactgtattctttatgactctgtatagcactgtgtacatctggtagcgctatagaactaATTCAAAGtagtaatgtgaagagtttcagtctttgggaagcagatctgagcttgtgatgtcataatgcctcattccaccaataagagccaacctcatcagtgatgtcacaatgactcgactgtcctgtactcccctctgcccttcaacccagccagctgattaacccttccccttaactgtatccatgacatcctgtttgtctgtcttggctgtttagattgtaagctctatggagcagggactgtcttctttgtgactgtacagcgctccgtgcgtctggtagcgctatagaaataattcatagtcgTAGTCGTACATGTAGTGGTCTACTCTTTGCAAGCATGTGGGTTCAGAGCTCCAGTAGCACAAATGCTTTATTGGCACAGCAGTGGCATGGCGAGGGTAAGAGGCACCCCTTCTTCTCCGCCTCCAGCTCCTTCCTGAGCCTCCCCCCACCCGGCCGCgcagttcgtaatgctgctctgCAGGAAAAACAAGAGAAGGGGCACATGTGCacgacggggggagggggggcgcggagaggaggacgggtccCTGCATCCTTTACAAAGACCACACCTCccgcacccccccttactacgccagcgCAGCGGTGTCTGGTGGGTCTCTGAAATGGAGACCAACCTGCCCTTCCGATGTTAGGGGTGTGACACGGCAGCTGCGTTGGTTCTGCTCCCTAAAGGGCCCTTTCGCTAcggcgcgcgctaaacgctaacgcggcttagtgTCAGGACCCCCTATGCGAGGGTGGTGCGAAAAGTCTGGTGAAAAAAGCAAGTTGAACCACGTGGTTTTCCACCGAGGGCTAAACGCTTGGCCCAGCGagtttccagggtttttttttttttttgtaagctatttttttCTACGATacgaaacccccctcccccttggaaactcgctggactaagcgTATAGCCCTCGGTGGAAAACGGAGCTGTTGAAGTTGCTTTTCGACCAAACTTTTCAACCCACCCTCATAAAGCTCGGAAAAGCCCAAATCACGAACCTCACTAGGGTGGAACAAATTGGACCCCCAcatcaaaagggttcatagacaacgacgcgaaagacaaaggcgcgcccagacaattgagcgcagcgcggaggcgcgcgccgctcaaaattactgtttttagggctccgacggggggttttgttggggaacccccccccactttacttaatagacatcgcgccggtgttatggggggtttggggggttgtaaccctccacattttactgtaaacttaactttttccctaaaaacagggaaaaagttaagttttcagtaaaatgtgggggtttagaaccccccacaccccccacaatgcccccacaatgcggcgcgatgtctattaagtaaagtggggggggggtttccccaacaaaaccccccaccggagccctaaaaacagtaattttgagcggcgcgcgcctccgcgctgtgctcaattgtctgggcgcgcctttgtcccggcgcgcttttgacctgacacccatcaaAAGGCTGGACATACCGTGAGAAGAACCTCGGATAGAAAAGAGGTTCAGTGGCCCTTGTGACGAAACGCACTTCTTTCCTGTAATTTTGATGAGTTTGCATCTTGATGTATTTGGGGGTTGTAGGCTTTGTACGCGTTTAAAACCTTGTAATGTTTGTCTaatttttttgtggtgttgttttAAGTTAGGCCGTAAAGGCTGTGTCTTGCTGATGTAATCGTGCCCAAGCCTGCGCACAGAGACGACTTTCTAATGGAGCCCTAGGTTTCGCTTCGCCCTTCCTCTTAGCTCTTCTCATTCTAGCGAGAGAAGGGGGCCGTCTGTTGAGTTGGGTTAAGAGTAGAGGTGTAGTgtcagtttggacaagttcctggaggaaaagtccatagtctgttattgagaaaggcacggggggaagctactgcttgccctggatcggtagcatggaatattgctacaccttggattttggccaggtactagtgacctggattggccaccgcgagaacgggctactgggcttgatggaccattggtctgacccagtaaggcttttcttatgttcttacgtgagccaaatataggacaatcaagccattgtgacatcactgatgaggttggcaatgaggcattatgacatcacaatctcagctctggaatgttgctctcattggggttccggaatcttgctactctttgagattctggagtgttgctactccttgggtttgggccaggtaccagtgacctggattggccaccgtgagaacgggccactgggcttgatggaccattggtctgacccagtaaggctgttcttatgttcttacgtgagccaaatataggacaatcaagccattgtgacatcactgatgaggttggcaatgaggcattatgacatcacaatctcagctctggaatgttgctctcattggggttccggaatcttgctactctttgagattctggagtgttgctactccttgggtttgggccaggtactagtgacctggattggccaccgtgagaatgggctactgggctcaatggacctttggtctgacccactaaggctattcttatgttcttattgcaacAGTGATCGAAAGCCAACCTGGTGGACGtgctgtgagagagagagaggtggaagGGTGCCATCTTGTCTAATCTCAGGTTGAGCACTGCTTTCAGAAAGGCGTGAGGGACCACGAGCTGCGGCAATCAAGGGTTCAACCAAGGCGTAAAACGGGTCCCTGCCGCCCTCGAGTCTAGAGCTCAGGGATACCTTCTGCCCGCTCTTACAATGGCAGGGATGTCTTTTGCTCTTCAGGTGCCTGAGCAGGTCAAGTGCATTGGTGCAAgcgttcaagtttattagttggcttgattaaccgccttaaacaaagtttctaagcggtgaacatttaaaaagttacatagattaggtaacaaaacagtccatacaattaataaataaacttattatgctaaaaattaacattgttaaacacaaggtaaggagggatgaaatacaatttgtaaagtaaagaggagacatcaaaggaaaatacaaaagggtaataagacatttgaggggaataaaataaacaaagcaataagataaaagattaacttgcaaatgcatctctaaaaaggaaagtttttaactcgtttttaaattttacaaactctttctcctcccgtaaaaacatagggagggcgttccatgtctgcggtgccgtacaagagaagataaattgtctccttgtattgataatttttagagaaggaatagataaaagattttgttcgctagatctcaaggttctctttgcagaataagggataagtaatctgaataaaaatgctggggtcttattatataaagttttaaaagtaattgtacataatttatgagtaaTTCTGTGCATAACAGGAAGTTTGGGGATGTTCTCGGGGACTGAACTGActtgtggggagggggtgggggggtgggggtggggggctcacATTTGAatcccctgggagacaagtctgGAACTTGCAGGAGGCCTGATGCTTCCTTCGCCCTCACCCTCCCTCGCTTCCTTCCTCTGTGCCTTTGCCGCGTTTCATTGACAGACGGCAGATGGACGTGTGACAGTCTCTGGTGCTGGCTGTGAGATGTCGGGGTGCTCTGTCCTTATCTGTACCAGGAATCTTCTGCACAGTGCACTGCTTCTGTCAAAACCGCCCtcggaggggaaaaaaaaaagtagctgcATTGTTCGAACTCCTCCAggtttctctctgccctcccctcccccccctcctctctccggttctgctactgctgctgctcagAGTCCCTGGGTATTGTTTGATACTCATTAGCAGTGTCTAGATTCAGCGTCTTTTAGAGCacagaatgacatgaggacaaatttgtccctgtcccgtctccacgagttttgtccctgtcccattcctgtaagctctgccttatctgcacaaacctcgaacacttatgattttaaagcgtttgaggcttgcgcagatgaggacggagcttaggcattggtggaatgaggcattatgacatcacaatctgagccctagaatgttgctacttagggttttaaagggtttgaggcagatgaggacggagcttaggcattggtggaatgaggcattatgacatcacaatctgagccctagaatgttgctacttaggattttaaagggtttgaggcagatgaggacggagcttaggcattggtggaatgaggcattatgacatcacaatctgagctctagaatgttgctacttaggattttaaagggtttgaggcagatgaggacggagcttaggcattggtggaatgaggcattatgacatcacaatctgagctctagaatgttgctacttaggattttaaagggtttgaggcttgtgcagatgaggacggagcttaggcattggtggaatgaggcattatgacatcacaatctgagctctagaatgttgctatttaggattttaaagggtttgaggcttgtgcagatgaagacggagcttaggcattggtggaatgaagcattatgacatcacaatctcagctctagaatgttgctacttaggattttgaaagggtttgaggcttgggcagatgaggacggagcttgcaggaatggggactggacaggaaaatgagttcccgtgaggacagggaaaaatttgtccccgtgccactCTCTACTTTAGAGCCCACCTACATTCCCCTTCATGACCCCCTTGTGTCACAGAAGTGTCCTTTCAGGAATGAGAAAACTAAAGCTTCAATGAAAATAGCCCAGTGTTCGGAAAACCAAGTCCTGAACTAAAGTGTATTCGTTAGGTGCATAGAAAGCCCTTATAAATTAAGATAAAGGTATtaagaccccccccacccccatgtacgCTTTCTCTCacacaacactttcattgccATAgacgtgtttgtttttttttttgttttttttctgccctATCTCCGGTAGCGTATAATGTTGTTGCATCACCCTCTGTCTCCTGTCTCCGAACTGAGCTCGTATCTGCTTCTTTCCCCAGACAGGTAAAAATGGGCAGTTCAGAGGACGAGCTGATCGGGATCCCGTTCCCAGAGCACAGCAGCGATCTGCTGCACAGCCTGAACGAACAGCGGCGCCGGGGCATCCTCTGTGACATCACCATTCGCACGCAAGGCCTGGAGTACCGCACGCACCGCGCCGTGCTGGCCGCCAGCAGCCACTACTTCAAAAAGCTCTTCTTCAGCTCGTCGGCGGAGGCGGCCGCCGCGCAGCGGGACGTGTGCGAGCTGGACGTGCTGAAACCCGACGCTCTGGGGGCCCTCCTGGAGTTCGCGTACACCGCCACCCTCACCATCAGCAACGCCAACATGCGGGACGTCCTGCAGGCAGCCCGGCTGCTGGAGATCCCTTGTGTGGTGGACGCCTGCCTCGAGATTCTGCAGTGCAGCGGCGGGGCGGCGCCCGACGCGGCCGACGCTGGCCGCCAGGGCGATTACCAGAAAGCCAAGCAGTACCTAGATGAGCTGGCCACGGAGCGAGCCGGAGACAGCCCTTCCCAGGAGAAGGCGCCAGTGGCCCCCTTGCCACAGGAGCCCACGGCGATCATCTTGCCACGCCACCGCCGGCGGAAGCCACACCGGTTCCTGCAGACGAAATCCGCCCGGCCCAACAACCACATTTTGCACAGCACCATGTTTCTGAGCAGGCAGCTTTTCTGCTCCCCCGCCGCGGAAGAGAGCGACGGTGGCCCTCCAAAAGGGCGCAGGGACCCCTCTCCACCCGACGCGCCCAGCGGCGAGAACAGCCAGGGCTACCAAGGGAGTGCCGCCGAGAACATGCCGCCGGCGCCCACCTCCCCGCCGGAGAACGGCTCGGAAGAGGACGCCATGGAGCTGGACCCCCTGGCGTATCTGCATGCCCTGCCTGACTCTGAGCTGACGCCGTCCGCCGAAATCCCGGACAATCTGGGCAGGAAACGGAGATCGCAGATGCCACAAGAGTGCCCAGTTTGCCACAAGATCATTCACGGGGCGGGAAAGCTGCCGCGCCACATGCGGACGCACACGGGAGAGAAGCCATTTGCGTGCCAAGTCTGTGGCGTGCGCTTTACCAGGTACACGTATGATTAGTCTGTCTGTTACCttaagtggagctcgacacggtttacaggaattaataaagaaaggaactccaatggaaagaagaagggcttagtaaacaggaaggaaagaggggacttagaataatggagagggagggagtagttacattttggagaaaagccaagttttcaaatgttttcaaaTGTTACATTTCTATAGCTCTGTGCAGACTCCTAGAAGAGGCATCTACCTGACAGACAGGCCCTGAAGAAGATGGATAGATAGTATAAATGAAGCATGAATCCTTGAGGGTTGCCAGGGTttcctctgtctccttcccttcccctcccaacCATAGCAGATGGAGTCTGTCATGGAATCGGTAGTGGGATGCATGCATTGACCAAAACCCCTGATGGCAGGTTACTCTGGCTATGAAGGCTTGTACTTTCAACAGAGTAGTAGTCATTTTCCCAAATAGTAGAAAACACAGGCTTCAGACCCTGggaaagtgtggcgcagtggttaaagctccaggccacagcaccctgaggttgtgggtagagaatgacacggggacaaatttttttcccccgcccccccccccgcgagaactcattttcccgtcccgccgagttcttttcctgtccccgccccattcctgcaagctctgtcctcgtctgcccaagcctcaaacgctttcaattCAGAAGTGTTTccaagcttgtgcggttaaggaagagcttacaggaatgggacagggacaggggcaaaactcacggggacgggatggggaaattgagttccccatgtcattctctagttgtgggttcaaacccacactgctccttgtgaccctgggcaggtcacttaatccccccccccccattaccccaggtacgttaggtggattatgagcccaccaagacagacaaggaaaaatgcttgagtacctgaataaattaatgtaaaccattctgagttcccctgggagaacagtatagaaaattgaataaataaaagtttcagcctctgtaaccagagctggtattgtgacatcatcatgccttattccaccaatgcctaagagccaacctcatcagtgatgtcacaatggcttcattgtcctatacctgactcacttctactacattttaatttctagagtggggcagtggttaaagctacagcctcagcaccctgaggttgtgggttcaaatcccgcactgttccttgtgactctgggcaagtcccttaattcccccattgccccaagtacattgtGAGCCCGctaagacagacaggggaaaatgcttgagtgcctgaataaatgaatgtaaaccgttctgaactcccctaggaaaatggtatagaaaattgaataaataaaagtttcagcctctgtaaccagagctggtattatgacatcatcatgcctcattccaccaatgcctaagagccaacctcatcagtgatgtcacaatggcttcattgtcctatacctggctcacttttactacattttggtttctagagtggcgcagtggttaaagctacagcctcagcaccctgaggttgtgggttcaaatcccgcactgttccttgtgactctgggcaagtcccttaattcccccattgccccaagtacattgtGAGCCCGctaagacagacaggggaaaatgcttgagtgcctgaataaatgaatgtaaaccgttctgaactcccctaggaaaatggtatagaaaattgaataaataaaagtttcagcctctgtaaccagagctggtattgtgacatcatcatgccttattccaccaatgcctaagagccaacctcatcagtgatgtcacagtggcttcattgtcctttacatggctcacttttactacattttgatttctagagcggcgcaatggttaaagctacagcctcggcaccctgaggttgtgggttcaaacccccgctgctccttgtgaccctaggcaagtcacttaatccccccattgccccaggtacattagatagattgtgagcccacctgaataaattcttgtaaactgttctcagcacccctgggagaacggtatcgaAAACTGAATAAATCAATCAGTAAATCTTAAGTGATGCTGCCTATCCGAGGGCTAGCTAGTACCAGATGTTAGAGCCGATGCAGTTGGAGGTCCATCCAGGTCAGCAACAGGAGACCTGGGGGAGCTAAGGCACGATCGATCGTCCTCCTGCACTGCCTGCAGAGTTAGGAGAAGAGTATCCTATTAATGAGAAATTGAAGTTTAACCAGCTGCTTTGCGCTTCTCAGCCGCAGGAAGTGACAACATCTAGCCCAGGGGCGTCCAACCTCGGCCTTcgccaggttgggttttcaggatttcccccaaacGATTaggcaggagatctatttgcacgcggTGGAAGCGCTGCATGCAAACagaaattcattggggaaatcctgagaacccggCTGGCACGAGGACCCGACGTTGGACCACCCTGAAATTCTAGCCACAggctgtggtgatgatcatgctctgaattttgtccctgtctctttccttcctctctccccgaTGCTTCAGGAACGATAAGTTGAAGATTCACATGCGCAAGCACACCGGGGAACGCCCGTACTCCTGCCAGCACTGTCCTGCCCGCTTCCTGCACAGCTATGACCTGAAAAACCACATGCACTTGCACACTGGCGACCGGCCGTTCGAGTGCACCCTCTGCCACAAGGCCTTTGCCAAGGAGGACCACCTGCAGCGTCACATGAAGGGGCAAAACTGCCTGGAGGTACGCACGCGCCGGCGTCGGAAAGAGGAGCCCCCGGAGGTGCGCTACCACCATCCTACCGCCGTGACCGAAGGCCTTGACCTCTCCAATGGCAAGATGGAAGACTTCCGGCTGTCCATGCTGCGGTACTGGGGGCTGCCCCGACCAACTATGGAAGAGACGAGCCCCGAGGGGGTGGCAGCAGTGGAACCCTTATAAATCTGACCCAGAAGAGGGCACAGGGAGTAAATAACCTACGTACAGCCCTGTCCTTACCATTCACGTCACTCTTCTGAAGCGCTTCTCATTGCATCTCCCTGACGGTAAGAGGTGAAAACGGCTCGCCTGTCACCAAGAACTAATACACTGTCATGGCCTCCCTGCAATCTACCAACTGGTGGGGGATCCACATCAGACCCGCACTCAGGCTCCAGGACCCCGGTTCAgcgttttgggttgtttttttttttttttgcttcttccaCAGAGCAAAGAACTCGTGCTGTCCTGCTTCACTGCATTGTGTCACGGCTATATCCGGCTTTGAGCAGTGCTGGAGAAAGAGGTCTGCTTCTCCCATCCTTCCGCCTGGCCGGAGAGCAGAACATCTGCTTTTGCAGTGTGGGATACGTCGCTGTCCTGAGAAGATGCTTgtttggggggggcaggaggggccATTTTAGGTTCTGTTTCTCCTGTAAAGAAAGAAAATGTCTTGGTTCAGGCCACACTGCAGGAGGGACGGGAGAACGTACAGGAAAAGATGGCAGCTACTTCAGAAGTGTGGCAGGCTCCAAGGGCAGTTTTTGACATTTAAAGAagatatttttattgaatatatcaattaattaatatatattgtGTATGTATATAGAGATAAAGATGTATAGAGATAAatatatacatttatatatatatatggtagaGTTCTATGTTGGCAGGAGAAAAGCAATAATGAATTTGAATTTGTAGTCCTTATTGGGTGATACGGGTTATGCAGAGGATCCTGGGACTGGGGCATTATGGGATTCCATTCAGGGacctgtgcctttttttttttttcatgggggTCAGTATTGAAATTCCCATGGGAGGGAGCAGAGATTCAACAATCAGCCACTTCCGGGGCAGTGACGAGGTGCTGGTGTGGCACTCTGCTCAGGGGCAGCAAGTCGAGTGCCCTGAAAGTTCACTGTGACCAGAGTTTGCACTAAAAACTACCCAAGGATAACCTGTCTGCACTATTGTTCATTCACGACATTTATCCGTGTGTACATGCCTTATCTGGAAGAACTTTCTCAGGGACCTGAGACTCCTTTAGAAGGAGAAACCAGTGATTTCCTTTTCACCCACTCGGCATCCAAAAGTGGAGACTGGCACCAATCCTCTGCAAAACTGGTGAGAGGGCTCCCTCTAGTGCCTGTACTGCATTTTTGCAGGGCTGACTGTGCTTCATTCTGTCCTAGGGCACTTTTTATAAGGTAGCATAGAACCTGAGCCTGTCATATATCtcaggttaccatatggctccagaaaaaggagggtggaTTGAGAGATCCAGGTtttaaacccagatgtctcaatccgtcctccttttttctggagccacatggcaACCCTTCATTAtctctttatttctctcctttttcACTTTTTCTCTCTGTTTATCCCAAGTTGCCTTGAGCTTCCATTATGGCCACAGGGATGTTGCTAATGCATCTACTGCCttccatgaaaaaatattttctgctaTTATTCTTGATTCTCACTCCTTGTGGCCTGATCtcatgtagggttgccagattttcctttcgtaaaatccggaccccctagccacgcccccaaggcccatctagttcTACCCATTCCCGCCCCCTGCTACCTGCACacgcgcggacttcctccctgccctacacagcttttcaaaacccggacccccggacatgtctgagaaaatctggacgtctggtaacccctaCCCATAACTAGTTTTTGGCCCAGCCCCATGATGCAGTGGCCTGCCCTATTTGAACAGCTGTAGTGTATTGTCTCACTGTCTTCTTTCTCTAGAACagcgtatcacaaactgtgtgccctggCACATTGGGGAGGATGAGAGGTGCTGGcatcggctgactgcctacaggatgtgcctctagGGGCAAGAGACACGTCCTggaggcaatcagccggcgccagcttctctccagccctcttccctgctggcacccccccactggcatctcagggcctgtCTGTAGGGCCTTGGCTCGTGCATGGATgtcgacgcgatgacatcacgcacttccggatgcctcgagccgcggccactacaTATAGGGTGCccgcggctcgagaaagtttgcgggacgctGCTCTAGAATATAGGTATTAAGGTCCATAAGTCTCATTTCTGAGGCCTGTGGTGCAGACCCTATATCACTTAGTCTGTCCTCAGGCCTCCCCCAAGGCTGTCACCAAGGGGCGATGAAAGGGGCACATGCATCCAAAAAGAAGGGTTCTTTCAGAGGTGGCAACTCTTGTTCAGAGCACTGTTTTTGTTCTGTGACTGCTTTGCCTCTCCCTGTGTGCCCGAGCATCTCTCAGACTCTGGCCACTGCCTTCATCCCATACGGGTCATCCTGTGTTCTCTTCCTGGCCTGTGCACATCAATATCCGaccctctcttccctctccatCATATGCCAACAGGACTGCTTTAACTAGCCATGGGATGACTCCCCCTCACTAGGCTTACCAaatttttctctgggaaaccccgGACACGTAACCCTGCTCTGTTCCACCTCCAGCTTCACCCCCATTCCGCCTCAGCCCTGTACCAGACAAATGACAGGTtttggacatgtccgggtttccctACCCCTTACAAttcttttcttcacctccccccgATCCACCATCACCTCTATTCTCTTCCCATCCATCCATCTGGCAtcaccccctctctcttccccatccaATATTAGCCCCCTCCCAAGTATTTCCCTTCAAACCTATCTCATCTGTTCCAAAGCTGGCATTGCCCATTgctgtagggttgccagattttaccattgtaaaatccagacac
This region includes:
- the ZBTB7B gene encoding zinc finger and BTB domain-containing protein 7B, which translates into the protein MGSSEDELIGIPFPEHSSDLLHSLNEQRRRGILCDITIRTQGLEYRTHRAVLAASSHYFKKLFFSSSAEAAAAQRDVCELDVLKPDALGALLEFAYTATLTISNANMRDVLQAARLLEIPCVVDACLEILQCSGGAAPDAADAGRQGDYQKAKQYLDELATERAGDSPSQEKAPVAPLPQEPTAIILPRHRRRKPHRFLQTKSARPNNHILHSTMFLSRQLFCSPAAEESDGGPPKGRRDPSPPDAPSGENSQGYQGSAAENMPPAPTSPPENGSEEDAMELDPLAYLHALPDSELTPSAEIPDNLGRKRRSQMPQECPVCHKIIHGAGKLPRHMRTHTGEKPFACQVCGVRFTRNDKLKIHMRKHTGERPYSCQHCPARFLHSYDLKNHMHLHTGDRPFECTLCHKAFAKEDHLQRHMKGQNCLEVRTRRRRKEEPPEVRYHHPTAVTEGLDLSNGKMEDFRLSMLRYWGLPRPTMEETSPEGVAAVEPL